The following proteins come from a genomic window of Deltaproteobacteria bacterium:
- a CDS encoding CRTAC1 family protein has translation MKRGERSIFVISVIAIAAAILLFLPLAASALDFTDITDMAGVGDRGHGKGVAFADIDNDGDYDLYVSNKGGENVLYRNDGNGVFVKISQTAGDRLDDPGMSMGSCFGDFDNDGDEDLYVVKGGRYEIEANRLLRNDNGRFVDVTDQAGVGSKEFTYSAAFADVDNDGYLDLYLADYGVGARNILYHNNGDGTFSDVTEAAGVGDRSWSWSGVFADVNGDGFQDLYVVNGRYPAGEPNHLYVNNGDGTFRDVSREAGVADGNWGLGAAFADIDNDGDFDLFVSNYVGPNKMYLNDGTGHFTDVSESSGLADNGWGKGPSFGDVDNDGDMDLYEGDCKLANKMYLNNGKGVFTDIADEIPILKNETVRTKGTAFADIDGDGDLDLYVVNWGASNRLYRNEQNDSNFLKIRLVGTVSNADAVGARVTVTRNGQLVGFQEVRTLSGFCSQPPLELHFGLPGPGTYKVDVRFPSGISMSGVYRNGQSVTIVEGN, from the coding sequence ATGAAACGGGGAGAGAGGTCAATCTTTGTTATCTCGGTGATTGCCATTGCCGCCGCAATCCTTCTGTTCCTTCCCCTTGCTGCATCGGCACTTGATTTTACCGACATCACCGATATGGCCGGGGTTGGGGATCGTGGACACGGGAAGGGTGTCGCCTTCGCCGATATCGACAACGACGGCGACTACGATCTCTACGTATCCAACAAGGGCGGGGAAAATGTGCTCTACCGCAATGACGGCAACGGGGTCTTTGTGAAGATTTCCCAGACCGCGGGGGACCGTCTCGACGATCCGGGGATGTCCATGGGATCGTGTTTCGGGGATTTCGACAACGACGGAGATGAGGATCTATACGTGGTCAAAGGCGGCCGGTACGAAATCGAGGCGAACCGCCTTCTTAGAAACGATAACGGTCGATTTGTGGATGTAACCGATCAGGCAGGTGTCGGTTCCAAGGAGTTCACCTACTCCGCCGCTTTCGCGGATGTGGACAATGACGGGTATCTTGATCTTTACCTGGCCGACTATGGGGTCGGGGCACGCAATATTCTTTACCATAACAACGGTGATGGGACCTTCAGTGACGTCACGGAGGCCGCCGGGGTCGGGGACCGAAGCTGGAGCTGGAGCGGCGTTTTCGCCGATGTCAACGGCGACGGCTTCCAGGACCTCTACGTGGTCAACGGCCGATACCCCGCCGGCGAGCCGAATCACCTGTATGTCAACAACGGTGACGGGACCTTCCGTGACGTCTCTCGCGAGGCCGGCGTGGCCGACGGTAATTGGGGCCTTGGCGCGGCTTTCGCCGATATCGACAACGACGGCGATTTCGATCTGTTCGTTTCCAACTATGTCGGTCCCAACAAGATGTACCTCAACGACGGTACGGGCCACTTCACCGATGTGTCTGAATCCTCGGGCCTTGCCGACAATGGATGGGGCAAGGGCCCGTCCTTCGGCGACGTGGATAACGATGGCGACATGGACCTGTACGAGGGAGATTGCAAACTGGCCAACAAGATGTACCTCAATAACGGCAAAGGCGTCTTCACCGATATAGCCGACGAGATTCCCATATTGAAGAACGAGACGGTCCGGACCAAGGGAACCGCCTTTGCCGACATCGACGGCGATGGCGACCTGGACCTCTACGTTGTCAACTGGGGTGCAAGCAACCGTCTCTACCGGAACGAACAGAACGACTCTAATTTTCTGAAGATTCGCCTGGTCGGTACTGTCAGCAACGCCGATGCCGTGGGGGCCAGGGTCACGGTGACCAGGAATGGACAGCTCGTCGGCTTTCAGGAGGTCAGGACGCTATCCGGATTCTGTTCTCAGCCGCCCCTGGAACTGCACTTCGGGCTGCCCGGACCCGGGACCTATAAGGTCGATGTCCGGTTCCCCAGCGGTATTTCCATGTCAGGTGTGTACCGGAATGGGCAGAGCGTAACCATCGTCGAGGGAAACTGA
- a CDS encoding PQQ-binding-like beta-propeller repeat protein, whose translation MVIRNPPPSRKMARAGFSGVSAARRLCLQLTLLLLAGCVAGGSAEIAWALPGPFLPAKIHTDTTWSGTVTISGETRVMPGAVLTIRPGTRILFAAVDEDGDGVLDSRLVVEGGLVARGTPHDPIIFTSAGDDPQPGDWLELRVDRAEGVVLEYCVLQYSRYGFHAHFSSGVLANSILLNNMDATRFGNCRFFVLHNRFEGNLGKGINFRDSRLFITGNEITGNRHGIFVFEKAKGTYIGNNLFSKNEVSDLRFGDFFNGSPPALDGNVRDDGHPLTILGRDQILPSVQKRTHPLSYFGPRVLKIDITPVWERNLGSFVDAAPVRASGGGRIAVATWGGDLFQLAAGTGEVLARTSVGDVVDGTPVPVGGGFLFPAWDHRIYLVDAKGAVTGSLGWKAGMADDHQQASPLVLGGDVVLGLWNGEFGTVDPGQMRWRWKISLDGAIRARPAFDGRELWVGTDGGGLYEIGRKGDVIRRVELGSPVRTTPAVFEEGNLAVVTRDGLLARVRGGRILWRRKLPGVGTYASPIFSGTGRLAVGDGSGAVSQFDGNGALIWRTALGSAVHALGGGEMLWAGTEDGRLIAINPVTGALTATLKAAGAVHSPPLITDGPTRRMVWAARDGVVRALDWKISEKPWGWRP comes from the coding sequence ATGGTGATTAGGAACCCTCCCCCATCCCGAAAAATGGCGAGGGCCGGTTTTTCAGGAGTTTCCGCGGCCAGGCGGCTTTGTCTTCAGCTGACCCTCCTGCTGCTTGCCGGGTGCGTCGCCGGGGGGAGCGCAGAAATAGCGTGGGCACTGCCGGGGCCCTTCCTGCCGGCGAAGATTCACACCGACACTACCTGGTCAGGGACGGTGACCATTTCGGGGGAAACCCGGGTTATGCCCGGCGCTGTTCTCACCATCCGCCCAGGCACACGGATTCTCTTTGCGGCCGTCGATGAGGACGGTGATGGTGTTCTTGATTCCCGCCTTGTGGTGGAGGGAGGCCTGGTAGCTCGCGGAACCCCCCATGACCCCATTATTTTCACCAGCGCCGGGGATGATCCGCAGCCGGGGGACTGGCTTGAACTCAGGGTGGACCGGGCCGAGGGAGTGGTCCTGGAATACTGTGTTCTGCAGTATTCCAGGTACGGCTTTCACGCCCACTTCAGTTCGGGGGTTCTGGCCAACTCCATTCTGCTGAACAACATGGACGCGACCAGGTTCGGGAACTGTCGATTCTTCGTCCTTCACAACCGTTTCGAAGGGAACCTGGGAAAGGGCATCAACTTTCGTGATTCCAGACTCTTCATAACGGGAAACGAGATCACCGGCAATCGGCATGGCATTTTTGTTTTCGAGAAGGCGAAAGGCACATATATCGGCAATAATCTCTTTTCGAAAAACGAGGTCTCCGACCTGCGTTTCGGGGATTTCTTCAACGGCTCACCCCCAGCCCTGGACGGGAACGTCAGGGACGACGGCCATCCGCTGACCATCCTTGGAAGAGACCAGATCTTGCCATCGGTGCAAAAGCGGACCCACCCGCTTTCCTATTTCGGGCCCCGTGTCCTTAAGATCGACATTACACCCGTCTGGGAGCGGAATTTGGGCTCTTTCGTAGATGCCGCGCCTGTAAGGGCATCAGGGGGCGGGAGGATCGCCGTTGCAACGTGGGGGGGGGACCTGTTTCAGCTCGCGGCCGGCACCGGGGAAGTGCTGGCACGCACGAGTGTTGGAGACGTGGTGGATGGGACTCCGGTCCCTGTCGGCGGCGGATTCCTTTTCCCGGCCTGGGACCATCGTATCTATTTGGTGGATGCAAAAGGTGCTGTCACGGGGTCCCTTGGCTGGAAGGCCGGCATGGCCGACGATCATCAGCAGGCATCGCCCCTCGTCCTGGGCGGTGACGTGGTCCTGGGGCTATGGAACGGGGAGTTCGGAACCGTGGATCCCGGACAGATGCGGTGGCGCTGGAAAATCTCCCTTGACGGAGCCATCAGGGCCAGACCGGCCTTTGACGGCCGTGAACTGTGGGTGGGAACCGACGGAGGCGGCCTCTATGAAATCGGCAGGAAGGGAGATGTAATAAGGAGGGTGGAATTGGGCAGCCCGGTTCGCACCACTCCAGCCGTATTCGAGGAGGGGAATCTTGCGGTGGTAACAAGGGACGGACTGCTCGCCAGGGTTCGCGGCGGCCGGATCCTATGGCGTAGGAAACTTCCGGGAGTGGGAACCTACGCCTCCCCAATTTTCTCAGGTACCGGTCGGTTGGCTGTGGGAGACGGTTCCGGAGCGGTCTCCCAGTTCGATGGGAACGGAGCACTGATATGGCGAACGGCGCTGGGGTCGGCGGTACACGCCCTCGGCGGCGGGGAGATGTTATGGGCGGGGACCGAGGACGGCCGGCTTATCGCCATCAATCCAGTCACCGGGGCACTGACGGCGACCCTGAAGGCCGCCGGCGCCGTTCATTCGCCGCCATTGATCACGGACGGCCCTACTCGGCGAATGGTGTGGGCCGCAAGGGATGGTGTAGTCCGAGCGTTGGACTGGAAGATCAGTGAGAAACCATGGGGGTGGAGGCCGTGA
- a CDS encoding carboxypeptidase regulatory-like domain-containing protein codes for MPPPFFMRFSISSIFISMTVFFLSAFPGYAGQIGIEGIVRYDGAAMAGAYLEVFSTPPDNAAKPMASAISGEGGVFIIPLPPGEYYLTARKRPNGGGAAGMLYGTSGADPIPVVPDRTIAITIDMGDRGKTGGLIPEGTDVTGRIMYLGKPKGGAYVYLYPGRLERGPNYLSRVRTGENGVFNTRVLPGLYSIKVRFTEGGDGMGTIQREDKVGEYPENPVEVGQETTDLGTIVLRDVDQKAWEKYHWAAGEGGITIHGRVTDEDGSSVEGVYAFLYSDRKMVGKPTAISAPTGPDGLFNVAVQRPGLYYLGARSRFGGPVEPGELMGAYDASGIKPVELGSGRQLPSYDIVVREVW; via the coding sequence GTGCCCCCCCCGTTTTTTATGCGATTTTCTATTTCCTCCATATTCATCTCCATGACCGTGTTTTTCCTCTCGGCCTTCCCCGGGTACGCCGGTCAGATCGGTATCGAGGGAATTGTCCGGTATGATGGCGCCGCGATGGCCGGCGCCTACCTGGAGGTCTTCAGCACCCCACCGGATAATGCCGCCAAGCCGATGGCATCCGCCATCAGCGGTGAGGGAGGCGTCTTCATCATCCCGCTGCCCCCCGGTGAATATTACCTGACCGCCAGGAAGAGGCCCAACGGCGGGGGGGCTGCGGGTATGCTCTACGGCACCAGCGGGGCCGATCCCATCCCGGTTGTTCCCGACCGGACCATCGCGATCACTATCGACATGGGCGATCGCGGCAAGACCGGCGGCCTGATCCCGGAAGGGACGGATGTCACCGGGAGGATCATGTACCTAGGCAAACCAAAAGGCGGTGCCTACGTATATCTTTACCCCGGCAGGCTGGAAAGGGGTCCAAACTACCTGTCGAGGGTCAGGACCGGCGAGAACGGTGTTTTCAACACCAGGGTCCTTCCGGGACTTTATTCCATCAAGGTCCGGTTTACTGAAGGTGGGGATGGAATGGGAACCATCCAGAGGGAGGACAAGGTTGGGGAGTATCCGGAAAATCCCGTGGAGGTTGGTCAGGAGACCACCGATCTGGGAACCATCGTACTCAGGGATGTGGATCAGAAAGCATGGGAAAAATACCACTGGGCGGCAGGCGAGGGCGGCATCACAATCCATGGCCGGGTCACGGATGAAGATGGCAGTTCCGTGGAGGGTGTTTATGCCTTCCTGTACAGCGATCGCAAAATGGTGGGCAAACCGACGGCCATCTCCGCTCCCACCGGCCCCGACGGCCTTTTCAACGTTGCCGTGCAGAGACCGGGTCTTTACTACCTGGGAGCGAGGAGCAGGTTCGGGGGGCCCGTGGAGCCGGGGGAACTCATGGGAGCCTACGACGCATCCGGAATTAAACCCGTGGAACTTGGATCCGGCCGTCAGCTCCCAAGTTATGACATCGTAGTAAGGGAGGTCTGGTAA
- a CDS encoding carboxypeptidase regulatory-like domain-containing protein, which translates to MRFIGLPVLCFAALLLLMSMPRNCRAEDAAGVYGRAAWRGELVPGVVVWAYRDGKSGYLTGEVARSEPTATDGTYRLPLEPGRYTFVAREYKGGGDGRPSSGDYYCYYSGSPVVVPRGGWVPVGFNLVKYLPEVREKAERSTIKGSVTYRGEPLEKLYLYLYKDASDGFRGPGISTLPVGSGGRFRVSVTPGEYFIIARKRARGGMYGPVDIGDYFNYYPGNPVVVGEGESVRLSIETVTRISQLDEGGSALPMVEGRIVDGNGNPIEGVRVFAYRPEKVKGRPIFFSDPSGPNGRFSLPIPEVGAYSLVARQRFGGPAASDEYHGLYKDGAAVMVGVSGPGEEIILTVGKGP; encoded by the coding sequence GTGCGTTTTATTGGACTGCCTGTTTTGTGCTTTGCCGCCCTTCTGTTGCTGATGTCCATGCCCAGGAACTGCCGGGCCGAGGACGCCGCCGGGGTCTATGGGCGGGCCGCGTGGCGAGGGGAGTTGGTGCCGGGGGTGGTGGTCTGGGCCTACCGGGACGGGAAATCCGGTTACCTGACCGGTGAGGTCGCCCGTTCCGAACCAACGGCTACCGATGGCACCTACCGGCTCCCCCTTGAACCGGGGCGATACACCTTCGTTGCCCGGGAGTATAAAGGCGGCGGTGACGGCCGGCCTTCGTCCGGAGATTACTACTGTTACTACAGCGGCAGCCCTGTGGTGGTTCCGAGGGGAGGCTGGGTCCCGGTTGGATTCAACCTCGTTAAATACCTACCTGAGGTGAGGGAAAAAGCCGAGAGGTCCACCATAAAAGGATCGGTCACCTACAGGGGGGAACCTTTGGAAAAACTTTACCTCTATCTTTACAAGGATGCCTCCGACGGTTTTCGGGGGCCGGGGATATCCACCCTTCCTGTGGGAAGCGGGGGCCGTTTCAGAGTATCCGTTACCCCGGGTGAATACTTCATCATCGCCAGAAAGAGGGCCAGGGGCGGAATGTACGGCCCCGTTGATATTGGAGACTACTTCAACTACTACCCCGGCAACCCGGTAGTGGTGGGAGAGGGGGAATCGGTCCGCCTGTCCATTGAAACCGTCACGAGAATCAGCCAGCTTGATGAGGGGGGGAGCGCGCTTCCTATGGTCGAGGGGCGGATAGTGGATGGGAATGGGAATCCCATCGAAGGTGTTCGGGTTTTCGCCTACCGGCCTGAGAAGGTCAAAGGTCGCCCGATATTCTTTTCGGATCCCAGCGGCCCGAATGGACGGTTCAGCCTGCCCATTCCCGAGGTCGGCGCCTACAGCCTGGTGGCGAGGCAGAGATTCGGTGGTCCTGCGGCTTCCGATGAGTACCATGGCCTGTACAAGGACGGGGCGGCGGTTATGGTCGGGGTTTCAGGTCCTGGTGAGGAGATCATCCTGACGGTGGGAAAAGGGCCATGA
- a CDS encoding carboxypeptidase regulatory-like domain-containing protein, translated as MSHERGAFLRVFVLCLSLTCLLTAPGWALAIKGRLVSGGVPVSGGFVSAYSSAGLQGEPVSISGPSDPDGRYTIELPPGRYFLAAHSGDLWSFCGQNPVVVAKGSELWIGFELLQWERPGYEKLPEGGLEGQVKGLVTWKGTATGGVSIFLYLDDADSFRGVSFIRSVPTGPDGTFVLDLVPESRYYLVARRRASGRTVGPMAKGDLFAYYRYNPVEVRGGESVTIPLPLTEKKRDWDIHAMGLEGQESGFTGLVTDRTGHPVPGVHVFAYLDPGMEHHRPDAISSLTDREGRYKIFLPRPGTYYVGARAGFGDSPKPGEYFGFYEGNFEHSITLERGEFMEGLNISVRRVLAP; from the coding sequence ATGTCCCATGAGAGGGGCGCTTTTTTGAGGGTTTTTGTCCTCTGTCTGTCGTTGACCTGTCTGTTGACGGCGCCCGGGTGGGCACTGGCCATCAAGGGACGTCTCGTCAGCGGCGGTGTACCCGTATCCGGTGGGTTCGTCTCGGCGTATTCCAGCGCGGGTCTGCAGGGGGAACCGGTGAGCATCTCCGGGCCCAGTGATCCCGACGGCCGCTACACCATAGAACTGCCTCCGGGAAGGTACTTCCTGGCGGCCCACTCAGGGGACCTCTGGTCCTTCTGCGGCCAGAACCCCGTTGTTGTCGCAAAGGGGTCGGAGCTGTGGATCGGGTTTGAGCTTCTCCAATGGGAGCGTCCGGGATATGAGAAACTTCCGGAAGGGGGCCTGGAGGGTCAGGTCAAGGGGCTGGTAACGTGGAAAGGCACGGCGACCGGAGGTGTTTCCATCTTCCTTTACCTTGATGACGCGGACAGCTTCAGGGGGGTGTCCTTCATCCGGTCGGTTCCCACAGGACCGGATGGCACGTTCGTCCTCGATCTTGTCCCGGAATCCCGCTACTATCTGGTGGCCCGCCGCCGGGCTTCAGGAAGGACCGTAGGACCCATGGCCAAGGGTGATCTTTTTGCGTACTATCGCTATAACCCCGTGGAGGTGAGGGGAGGGGAGTCGGTTACCATCCCCCTTCCCCTTACGGAAAAAAAGCGTGATTGGGACATCCACGCCATGGGCCTTGAGGGGCAGGAGTCAGGTTTCACCGGGCTGGTAACGGACAGGACCGGTCATCCTGTCCCCGGGGTTCACGTGTTCGCCTATCTTGACCCGGGTATGGAGCACCACAGGCCTGATGCCATATCATCCCTGACCGATAGAGAAGGGAGATATAAAATCTTCCTTCCCCGGCCCGGTACCTATTACGTTGGTGCCAGGGCGGGTTTCGGAGACTCTCCGAAACCGGGGGAGTACTTCGGGTTCTACGAGGGAAATTTCGAGCATTCCATTACCCTCGAAAGGGGCGAGTTCATGGAAGGATTGAATATTTCCGTCAGGAGGGTCCTTGCGCCATGA
- a CDS encoding right-handed parallel beta-helix repeat-containing protein has product MTRRVISLLFPLLGVVLAAVEYGAPHAFGAVLPPSIRIIEGSVRWSGDVVINGVVVVRDSGRLEIDPGTTVRFIRRDDDGDGIGDGEIRVEGSIRVNGTIKRPVIFTSASTDPAPADWKYVMINHAHGAEVSNAVFEYAFSGVQIHYTRGSFRGIVFRHNIDGFRFSTAPVILEDSYIVQNDNGIRFEERGAGAKIVGNVISGNRVGVFAVVKCRGLTEFRNNIFEDNSSYNVKLGDMQVEDLPMSGNWWGSVNRSDIVSSIFDGTVEPAMGKVIFEPYLQERPVIRDLLPRLTQ; this is encoded by the coding sequence ATGACACGAAGGGTGATCAGCCTGCTCTTTCCACTGCTCGGTGTAGTTCTTGCGGCCGTTGAGTATGGTGCGCCGCACGCTTTTGGGGCTGTTTTGCCCCCATCGATAAGGATCATAGAGGGTTCGGTGCGTTGGTCCGGTGATGTGGTGATAAATGGCGTGGTCGTCGTTCGCGATTCCGGGCGACTGGAAATCGATCCGGGGACCACGGTAAGGTTTATCCGCCGCGACGATGACGGTGACGGCATCGGCGATGGGGAGATACGGGTGGAAGGCAGCATACGGGTGAATGGGACCATAAAAAGGCCCGTCATCTTCACGTCCGCTTCCACGGACCCCGCCCCGGCTGACTGGAAATACGTCATGATCAACCATGCCCACGGCGCGGAGGTCTCAAACGCGGTTTTCGAATACGCCTTCAGCGGGGTCCAGATACACTATACCCGGGGGAGCTTCAGGGGAATCGTTTTCCGTCATAACATCGACGGGTTCAGGTTTTCCACCGCGCCGGTGATCCTTGAGGATTCCTACATCGTTCAGAACGACAATGGGATACGGTTCGAAGAACGGGGCGCGGGGGCTAAGATCGTCGGAAACGTTATCTCGGGCAACCGGGTCGGTGTATTTGCCGTGGTCAAGTGCCGGGGATTGACGGAGTTCAGGAATAATATCTTTGAGGACAACTCGAGCTACAACGTTAAACTAGGTGACATGCAGGTCGAGGACCTTCCCATGTCCGGTAACTGGTGGGGGTCGGTAAATCGAAGTGACATCGTTTCCTCGATCTTCGACGGAACGGTGGAACCGGCAATGGGAAAGGTCATTTTTGAACCCTATCTTCAGGAAAGGCCGGTCATCAGGGATCTCCTGCCCCGCTTGACTCAATAA
- a CDS encoding DUF362 domain-containing protein: MDRREFMLGTLAALALPGLVIPVAARPAAGNASAGKTVLAVAEDVDPFQATVRAVSFLGGMNAFVPVGSKVLVKPNIGWDRRVEQAADTHPEVVRAVVEMCLESGAGDVVILDRTCNDARRTYVTSGIRGMVDALASKQVHLEYVRENRFTVVKIPRGAAIKQWPIYSYALEADVIINVPVAKHHSISGLTLSMKNLMGLMGGNRGTIHSNIGQKLADLSTVIRPALNILDASRILLRNGPSGGRMEDVKVLNRVAACADPVALDAYGATLFGIRADRIPSIVAGYSMGLGEIDLSRVKMAGT, translated from the coding sequence CTGGACCGAAGAGAATTCATGTTGGGGACCCTCGCCGCATTGGCCCTCCCCGGTCTTGTCATCCCTGTTGCAGCCAGGCCGGCGGCAGGGAACGCCTCCGCTGGGAAAACGGTTCTGGCGGTGGCTGAGGATGTCGATCCGTTCCAGGCGACCGTAAGGGCGGTGAGCTTTCTCGGAGGTATGAATGCCTTCGTTCCAGTCGGTTCAAAGGTCCTGGTCAAACCCAATATCGGATGGGACCGTCGAGTTGAGCAGGCGGCCGATACCCATCCCGAGGTCGTGCGCGCGGTAGTCGAGATGTGTCTGGAATCGGGCGCCGGCGATGTGGTAATCCTGGATCGGACATGCAACGATGCCAGACGTACCTATGTGACGAGCGGTATCAGGGGGATGGTGGATGCGCTGGCATCGAAGCAGGTCCACCTGGAGTACGTGCGGGAGAATCGATTCACCGTGGTGAAGATTCCCCGTGGAGCGGCGATAAAACAATGGCCCATCTACTCCTATGCCCTTGAGGCCGATGTGATTATCAATGTGCCGGTGGCCAAACATCACAGCATCAGCGGGCTTACCCTTTCAATGAAAAATCTCATGGGGCTTATGGGGGGAAATCGCGGGACAATTCACTCAAACATCGGCCAGAAGCTGGCCGATCTGTCCACCGTTATCAGGCCTGCTCTCAATATCCTGGACGCCAGCCGCATTCTCCTGCGCAACGGCCCTTCAGGGGGACGTATGGAGGATGTCAAAGTTCTCAACCGTGTAGCCGCCTGCGCTGATCCGGTGGCCCTGGACGCCTACGGGGCCACACTCTTTGGAATCAGGGCCGACCGGATTCCGTCGATCGTGGCCGGCTACAGCATGGGGCTTGGGGAGATAGACCTCTCCCGGGTGAAGATGGCGGGAACATGA
- a CDS encoding 4Fe-4S binding protein, which yields MRRTRILSQWAFGLFFIYLFMNTRYLGADVIAYPVNAFFRLDPLAGIGSILGGRKTPLFFWPLLILLPAVALFGRFFCGWICPMGSMLDLFGRRSRNRSPAPEGKYYRIKEIVLIFLLGTSLFSLNLTGIVDPLSLLIRSFAMGVVPPLERFISSFFDITYRVGGPLRAATEPLYGWLTDHVLSFYLPVFRYTVFFLGLIVVIIALELVERRFWCRNLCPLGALLGWFSWIAPLGLKVSEGCDACAKCPPTCRMGAIEYEEKMVIRAKDCILCYDCQDACPDGVITHHPGNAGVPENASFVSLSRRQFLVGAGIGAVFPLTVGSTSRPDNLPPYLIRPPGAVSEAEFLALCLRCGECMRVCLTNGLQPTLFEAGIEGMWTPRLVSRVGYCEYSCTLCGQVCPTGAIASLDRVFKRKVRIGTAVINRNLCIPFVKPEECLVCEEHCPIPKKAIVFDHAAVAGPKGPVVVKQPRIIEDLCIGCGICEKKCPLDGESAVRITNRGEDRAGSM from the coding sequence GTGAGGCGAACCCGCATCCTCTCCCAGTGGGCCTTCGGCCTGTTCTTTATCTACCTGTTCATGAACACCCGGTACCTTGGGGCGGATGTGATCGCCTACCCTGTCAACGCCTTTTTCCGCCTGGATCCACTGGCGGGGATCGGATCTATCCTTGGGGGCCGAAAGACCCCCCTGTTTTTCTGGCCACTTCTTATTCTTCTGCCTGCCGTCGCCCTTTTCGGACGTTTTTTCTGTGGCTGGATCTGCCCGATGGGGTCCATGCTTGACCTCTTTGGCCGGCGTAGCCGTAACAGGTCTCCTGCTCCCGAGGGGAAATATTATCGCATAAAGGAGATTGTCCTTATCTTCCTGCTGGGGACCTCCCTGTTCTCCCTGAATCTCACAGGGATCGTGGACCCCCTTTCCCTACTCATCCGAAGCTTTGCCATGGGGGTTGTGCCGCCGCTGGAAAGATTCATCTCATCCTTCTTTGATATTACCTACCGTGTGGGAGGACCGCTCAGGGCGGCTACGGAGCCGTTATACGGCTGGCTTACCGACCATGTCCTCTCTTTTTACCTCCCCGTGTTCCGGTATACGGTCTTTTTCCTCGGGCTCATTGTGGTCATCATCGCGCTGGAACTGGTTGAGAGGAGGTTCTGGTGCAGGAACCTGTGCCCCCTGGGTGCGCTCCTCGGCTGGTTCTCCTGGATTGCCCCGCTGGGTTTGAAGGTCAGCGAGGGGTGTGATGCCTGTGCTAAATGTCCACCGACGTGCCGCATGGGCGCCATAGAGTATGAGGAAAAAATGGTTATCCGGGCAAAAGACTGTATCCTTTGCTATGACTGCCAGGATGCCTGTCCGGATGGAGTCATCACCCATCACCCCGGTAACGCCGGTGTGCCGGAGAATGCATCCTTCGTTTCCCTCTCCAGAAGACAGTTTCTCGTGGGGGCGGGAATCGGGGCCGTGTTCCCTCTGACGGTGGGTTCCACCTCCCGGCCGGATAACCTGCCCCCATATCTTATCCGGCCGCCCGGCGCGGTGTCCGAGGCTGAGTTCCTGGCGCTGTGCCTGCGCTGCGGTGAATGCATGCGCGTCTGTCTGACAAACGGGCTCCAACCGACCCTGTTCGAAGCAGGTATCGAGGGGATGTGGACCCCCCGCCTGGTTTCGAGGGTCGGCTACTGTGAATATTCATGCACCTTGTGCGGTCAGGTGTGCCCCACAGGGGCCATCGCGTCCCTGGACCGTGTGTTTAAAAGAAAGGTGAGGATTGGTACGGCCGTTATCAACCGCAATCTCTGCATCCCGTTTGTAAAACCGGAGGAGTGCCTCGTCTGTGAGGAACACTGTCCTATACCCAAAAAGGCAATCGTATTCGACCACGCTGCCGTTGCGGGCCCAAAGGGGCCTGTGGTAGTCAAACAGCCCAGGATTATTGAGGACTTATGTATCGGATGCGGAATCTGTGAAAAGAAGTGCCCCCTGGACGGGGAATCGGCCGTCCGGATCACCAACCGTGGGGAGGACAGGGCAGGCTCCATGTAA